One Melopsittacus undulatus isolate bMelUnd1 unplaced genomic scaffold, bMelUnd1.mat.Z mat_scaffold_135_arrow_ctg1, whole genome shotgun sequence genomic region harbors:
- the LOC117438326 gene encoding alpha-1,3/1,6-mannosyltransferase ALG2-like, whose product MAAAEEGGGESPSVLFLHPDLGLGGAERLVVDAALALQARGCRVQIWTAHYDAGRCFAETRGLSVRQAGGWLPRSLWGRGHALCAALRMAFVALYILLLSGEWADVFVCDQVSACIPVLRLARTRKKVLFYCHFPDQLLTKRESVLKRIYRLPLDWLEEYTTGMADCIVVNSRFTASVFKDTFKSLSHINPDVLYPSLNISSFETVVPADIADLIPKKKKFLFLSINRYERKKNLALALEALHELRGRLDSHEWSEVHLVIAGGYDKRVLENVEHYEELRRLAAKLNVNDCVTFLRSFSDEQKIALFSNSICVLYTPSNEHFGIVPLEAMYMRCPVIAVNSGGPLESVLHNVTGFLCDPLPTQFSEAMEKIVRDPLLKDTMGTAGRARVMEKFSSETFKEQLYQYICRLTQ is encoded by the exons ATGGCAGCGGCGGAGGAGGGTGGTGGGGAGAGCCCGTCCGTGCTGTTCCTGCACCCGGACCTGGGGCTGGGCGGGGCGGAGCGGCTGGTGGTGGACGCGGCGTTGGCGCTGCAGGCGCGGGGCTGCCGGGTGCAAATCTGGACGGCGCACTACGACGCCGGGCGGTGCTTCGCGGAGACGCGCGGCCTGTCGGTGCGACAGGCCGGCGGGTGGCTGCCGCGCAGCCTATGGGGCCGCGGGCACGCGCTCTGTGCCGCCCTGCGCATGGCCTTCGTGGCGCTCTACATCCTGCTGCTCAGCGGAGAGTGGGCCGACGTCTTCGTCTGCGACCAG GTGTCTGCTTGTATTCCTGTACTCAGACTGGCCAGAACTCGTAagaaggttttgttttactgtcaCTTTCCTGATCAGCTTCTGACCAAGAGAGAATCTGTCCTAAAGCGCATCTACAGATTACCGCTAGACTGGCTAGAAGAGTACACAACTGGCATGGCAGACTGTATTGTTGTGAACAGCAGGTTTACCGCCAGTGTGTTCAAGGACACGTTTAAGTCCTTATCTCACATAAACCCAGATGTCCTCTACCCATCACTCAACATCAGTAGCTTTGAAACGGTTGTTCCTGCAGACATAGCTGACTTGATACCAAAAAAGAAGAagttcttgtttctttccattaatAGGtatgagagaaaaaagaatctaGCGTTGGCTCTTGAAGCTTTGCATGAGCTTCGAGGAAGACTTGATTCTCATGAGTGGAGCGAAGTTCACTTGGTTATAGCAGGTGGTTATGACAAAAGAGTTCTGGAAAATGTGGAACACTATGAAGAGCTGAGGAGACTTGCAGCCAAGCTTAATGTTAATGACTGTGTCACTTTTCTGAGATCCTTCTCAGATGAACAGAAAATCGCTCTTTTTAGTAACTCTATATGTGTGCTTTACACACCAAGCAATGAGCATTTTGGCATTGTCCCTCTGGAGGCAATGTATATGAGATGTCCAGTTATAGCGGTTAATTCAGGTGGTCCTTTAGAATCAGTCCTGCATAATGTTACAGGATTTTTGTGTGATCCTCTGCCAACACAATTCTCTGAGGCCATGGAAAAAATTGTAAGAGATCCTCTCTTAAAGGACACAATGGGAACAGCTGGGAGAGCCAGAGTTATGGAAAAATTTTCCTCAGAAACATTCAAGGAACAGCTGTACCAATACATATGCAGATTAACACAATAA